The Streptococcus oralis Uo5 genome includes a window with the following:
- the asp3 gene encoding accessory Sec system protein Asp3, giving the protein MIIIKREDIRWGEMGATYLYGSQITYHADGHVTLKNPLLASGETLKTWFSSVNYQATRSQPSLPLLKKNHTYRLSMKMQVQPVKGLYLKLTFLNRYEEIIEEKIERQFSFSFTYPETAYTYRLSLISAGFEALDFVSFSIEEDAGV; this is encoded by the coding sequence ATGATTATCATCAAGAGAGAGGATATTAGGTGGGGCGAGATGGGAGCTACTTATCTTTACGGTAGCCAGATCACCTATCATGCAGATGGTCATGTTACCCTGAAAAATCCTTTGCTGGCTTCAGGTGAAACCCTTAAAACCTGGTTTTCTAGTGTCAATTACCAGGCTACTAGAAGTCAGCCCAGCCTCCCTCTTCTTAAGAAAAATCATACCTACCGTCTATCTATGAAGATGCAGGTTCAACCGGTCAAAGGCCTCTATCTCAAACTGACCTTTTTAAACCGTTATGAGGAAATCATCGAGGAGAAGATTGAAAGGCAATTTTCCTTTAGCTTCACCTATCCTGAAACGGCCTACACCTATCGCCTTTCCTTGATTAGTGCAGGTTTTGAGGCTCTTGACTTTGTTTCGTTTTCTATTGAGGAGGATGCTGGTGTTTAA
- the asp2 gene encoding accessory Sec system protein Asp2, with amino-acid sequence MEKKYKILQIGLEDWQDTLALPAQLDWYHVPPNTSSDIQKIMDENDLEHFHAVILTDGAYLVDLLPFTSSLEPYTVFYPEQFVSQEQNIQNLIKQHCMQAMDLSDRQGFVRDLSTSLFEGGYGDKLSPATIRIHPSFQGPVSYQGFEHLELEGDFGKNYTQLASWAYNQTVQAHSPIELWLEYEKSGPVDLRLRLRKIPAGSISEIRQDILLKEADFAQAIIVEQDYDAYLSISLEARGQGKVNIGNLHQRWSRKQFGKFVLGGNILHDKKREEINYFFHPGDFKPPLAVYFSGYRPAEGFEGYWMMKNLRCPFLLFSDPRLEGGAFYLGSEELEDKVQATIQHYLDYLGLDRSDLILSGLSMGTFPALYYGSHFEPKGIVVGKPLTNLGIIAQRGRLEAPGVFPTSFDVLHLQTGGVSPKDMKELDQRFWTRFKQADFSQTTFGLSYMKDEDMDSAAYDQLVETLCQTGAKILSKGTAGRHNDDTGTNVAWFIHFYKMILEEYGRGET; translated from the coding sequence ATGGAAAAGAAATATAAGATCTTGCAAATCGGTCTAGAGGATTGGCAAGATACGCTTGCCCTACCAGCCCAACTAGACTGGTATCATGTTCCTCCCAACACATCGTCTGACATCCAGAAAATCATGGATGAGAATGACCTAGAGCACTTTCATGCTGTCATTCTCACGGATGGAGCTTATTTAGTAGATTTGTTGCCTTTTACATCTAGCTTGGAACCCTATACGGTTTTCTATCCAGAACAGTTTGTAAGTCAGGAACAAAACATTCAGAACCTCATCAAACAGCACTGCATGCAAGCGATGGACCTGTCAGACAGACAGGGCTTTGTTCGAGACCTCTCCACCTCCCTCTTTGAAGGTGGTTATGGAGATAAGCTGAGTCCAGCTACGATAAGGATTCACCCGAGTTTCCAAGGCCCTGTCTCCTATCAAGGATTTGAGCATCTGGAATTAGAAGGTGATTTTGGCAAGAACTATACCCAACTAGCCTCTTGGGCCTATAATCAGACCGTCCAAGCCCATTCGCCAATCGAACTCTGGCTCGAATATGAAAAGAGTGGGCCAGTGGACTTGCGCCTGCGTTTGAGAAAGATCCCAGCAGGATCCATTTCAGAGATTAGACAGGACATTCTCCTCAAGGAAGCAGACTTTGCCCAAGCAATCATTGTGGAACAAGACTATGACGCTTATCTGAGCATTTCTCTTGAAGCGCGTGGCCAGGGAAAGGTCAACATCGGCAATCTCCACCAACGCTGGAGCCGGAAACAGTTTGGAAAGTTTGTTCTCGGAGGCAATATCCTGCATGACAAAAAACGTGAGGAAATCAACTATTTCTTTCACCCAGGAGATTTCAAGCCACCTCTAGCAGTCTATTTCTCAGGTTACCGTCCGGCGGAAGGCTTTGAGGGTTACTGGATGATGAAGAATCTCCGATGCCCCTTTCTCCTTTTTTCGGATCCCCGATTAGAAGGAGGAGCCTTTTACCTAGGAAGTGAGGAATTGGAAGATAAGGTTCAAGCAACCATCCAACACTATCTAGACTATCTAGGTTTGGATAGAAGTGACTTGATCCTATCTGGCTTGTCAATGGGAACCTTCCCGGCCCTCTATTATGGCTCTCACTTTGAGCCCAAGGGAATCGTAGTAGGGAAACCTCTGACAAATCTAGGGATCATCGCACAGAGGGGCCGACTAGAAGCGCCAGGAGTTTTCCCGACCAGCTTTGATGTCTTGCACCTTCAGACAGGAGGAGTGAGCCCAAAAGACATGAAGGAATTGGATCAACGTTTTTGGACCCGATTTAAACAAGCTGATTTTTCCCAGACGACCTTTGGTCTTTCTTACATGAAGGACGAGGATATGGATAGTGCTGCCTATGACCAACTAGTGGAGACTCTTTGCCAGACAGGTGCCAAGATCTTGTCGAAAGGGACAGCAGGTCGACACAATGATGACACAGGAACAAACGTTGCCTGGTTTATTCATTTTTACAAGATGATATTAGAAGAATACGGAAGAGGTGAGACATGA